A single region of the Triticum dicoccoides isolate Atlit2015 ecotype Zavitan chromosome 2B, WEW_v2.0, whole genome shotgun sequence genome encodes:
- the LOC119363137 gene encoding uncharacterized protein LOC119363137 isoform X5, whose protein sequence is MEARDVQTMIAKMAVPVMATVLLITVSTLSMAPDGCACACLRSCFGSKYFPMIFVLSQIHLGRLLAKEAVLARSLAARRYYAVGAVACFVEVALKLYMILVLCPSA, encoded by the exons cccgcgatgtgcagaccaTGATCGCCAAGATGGCGGTGCCCGTGATGGCCACGGTGCTGCTGATCACGGTGTCGACTCTCTCCATGGCGCCGGACGGGTGTGCTTGCGCCTGCCTCCGCTCGTGCTTCGGCAGCAAATACTTCCCGATGATCTTCGTGCTCTCCCAGATCCACCTGGGCCGTCTTCTGGCGAAAGAGGCCGTTCTGGCGCGGAGTCTGGCGGCCCGGCGCTACTACGCGGTGGGCGCCGTCGCGTGCTTCGTGGAGGTCGCGCTCAAGCTGTACATGATCCTGGTGCTG TGCCCCTCGGCTTAG